The sequence TACTAATCATTATAAGATTATTTAACTCACCGAAGTCTAATGTACCATTAGAATAAATATAAAATATTAATTCATAATTATGTAATTCTTCAGCAAATTCTGGAGAGTTAACTGCAGTTACAATTGGATAATATTGATTTAAACCTAATTCTGTAAGATATTGATTATCTTCTTCTGATTCAACAACAATTAATTTACTTGAATCATAAGTCAATTCAAATTCCTTAGGCTCAGTTAAATTTTTCATTAAACCTCTAAGTTTTATTATAGGTAAATCAGAAACTACTTTTTTAGCATCCGTAACAAAATTTAATCTATTATTAATTTCTTCCTCATCTTTTAAAGGTGAAATTAAAAGAATTCTATTTTTAGAATAATCTGTATTTGAATAAGACAAAATTTTTTCAATGATTTCATCATATAATTGAAATGCTTTTTCATTTTTTAAAAAATTTTGTTTAGGATTTCCAAGTAATTCATTCATTATTTCAATTGCTTTTCTTTGAGAAATTCCATCAATAGATATTAAATTTTCTAGTTCCAAATTATCAACAATTCTTTTAAGATTATCTTCACCACCTACTTCTTTTAAAATTTTCGAAGATAATTTATTACCTACACCTTTAATACTCTGTAACTGTAAAGAATTATTTTCATTTTTTACATTAGACATAATACCAAACCTAATTGTTAAATTAATTTTTTAATAAAATTAATAGATATTTTATTTAAGAAATATAAATAAATTTTAGAAAGAGCATTTGAAAACTAATATTATAATTAAATAAAATGAAAATATTAAATCCTTAAAAATATGAGCAAATAAGTTAAAAATTAACTATACACTGTTAATTTCTAATAAATAGAACATAAATAAAAAATTTATAAAAATAAGTATTTTTAAATAAAATAATTTAACATTAAAAAGAAATTAAAATAAAAGATTAAAATTAAAAGCCAATAATTAAAATAAAATAGGAAAATTATTAAAAACAAATATATTAAAATTAAAATGAATTTTTTATTAAACAAGTAATATACAATAAATAGAATAGAAAAATAATAAATTTAAATAAGATAAAATAAAAAGTATTAAATTGTAATAAAAAAGTAGGATTTTATAAAATGAAAAAAAGTCATACGCTTATTATTATAATAATAATTATATGTTGTATACTTGGTGCAATTTCATATATTATAACAGATGAAACTATTATATCAGATTATGATTTACAAGAACATAATTCATCAACTGTTTTAGACAAATTGTACCATAAAATCAATAATAAACTTTATCCTGATAAAAGTATTATAGGACATAATGAAAATGGTACAGTACATAAATATTATTATGGTAATCAATCATCAAATAAAACTATTGTAGTTATTCTTGGTGTACATGACTTAGAAAGTGGAATACATAATGCTACAAATGAAACTCTTAGTAATTTAACTAAAGAAAACAAACTTTCTAAGAAATATGTAGTTTATTTTGTGAAAATAAACCATAACCAGAAAAAATATAATGTAAGTGAATATAATACAAATAGGCATATGGGAGAAATGCTTGCAAATAGATTTATTGTAAATGATGTAGAACAATATAATCCTCAATTAGTTATGGATGTTCATGAAATGGAAGTTTATTATGATAGAACAACATTTATGTTACCAATAACTGAAGATTCAAAAGGAGAGCAAGATGCACAAAAACTTGCAAATTCTATTGGTGTTGTAAAACAATCTACATATAGTGCAGGAACAAGTCCTCAATATGTAACAGAACCTATTGCAAACAAAAACATTGAAACAATGTTATTTGAAGTAAATCAAGGATATTCACAAGAGAAAAAAAATGATTATGCTTTAAAACTTATACAAGCATTAGATAATTTTAATTGACTTAAAATAAGTCAATTATACTTATTTATTTTTAATTTTAAATATTTACTTAAGAAATAAAAAACACTAATTTACACCCCAACACAAAAACATACAGCTAATAAATAATTAAAAAACACTAATTTTACATCTTATTTTATAAAAATTAATATAAATTAATATGATTTAATTTTAATAAATGTATTCAAGAATAATATAAAATTCAAATATATACTTTTTTAGACAAAAAATAATTTTAGAAGAAATAATAAAAAAATAACTTAATAAAAACATCTAATAAACCTAAAAAGAAACAAAAATAAAAAGAAAATGAAAAACTGAAAATTAAATTAAACATTTATTATTTATAATAGAAATAATAAATTATTTTATAATGAAAATTAGGAATTCAAATAATAAAAAAATTTTTGGAAGATTTAATGAAATCCTCAAAATTTTTAGAAAATATGGATTTAGTTATCTTTTAGGACAAACAACAATAAAAAGATATAACCCATTTCGCTCTTCAGATTTTGATGATGTAAAAAAAGCATTAGATACTGATTTACCAAGACGTTTAAGATTAATGTTTCAAGAACTTGGTACTACTTACATAAAATTAGGCCAATTATTAAGTACAAGGCCAGATATTGTAGGAAGAAGAATTGCTAATGAATTATCAAAATTACAAGATAATAATCCAAGTGTAGGTTATGATGAAATCCAAAACACTATTGAAACAGAATTACATGAATCCATACCTAATTTATACAAAAGTTTTTCTAAAAAACCAATTGCAACAGCATCAATAGGACAAGTCCATGAAGGAATATTACCAACTGGAGAAAAAGTAGCAATTAAAATACAGAAAGCAGATATTGAAGAAACCATTGATACTGATTTAACTATAATGAAATTCATTGCTGAAAAAGCAGATAAATATATTAATTCTTTAAAAATTTATAATTTACCAGGTATTATTGATGAATTTGAAAGATCTATAAAAAAAGAGATAGATTATAATCAAGAATTAATGAATATGAAACATTTAGCATATGATTTTAAAAATGATAACACCATACATATTCCAAAAGTTTATCCAGAATATTGTTCTAAAAAAGTAATTACTATGGAATATATTGATGGAGTTAAATTAGCAGATGTATTTAATAGTGATGATCCTAAATTTGATAAAAAAATCATTGCAGATAGAGGAGTAAAAGCATATTTTCAACAAATATTTATTAATGGATTCTTCCATGCTGATCCTCATCCAGGTAATATTTTTATTCTTGATAACAATGTAGTATGTTTCATAGATGAAGGAATGATGGGTCTTCTTGATAGGGAATTTAAAGAAAACCTTGCAGAATTAATGATATTATTTACAGATAATAATGTAGACAATTTAATAGATCAATTAATGTACATGGAAATTCTTACTGAAAAGGTAGATATTAAAAGTTTAAAAAGAGACTTAAATGATATGTTCAGTAGATATTATGGTGCAGAATTAGGTCAAGTTAAAGGTGCAATGAATGATTTAATAAATTTAATGACAAAATATCAAGTAAAACTTCCAAATGAATTTGTTTTAATGGCACGTGGAATTGCAATGGTAGAAGATATTGGTCAAAACTTAGATCCAAGTTTTGATGTAGTTCCTATATTACAACCAATTGCAAGAAAAATTATAACTAAAAAATATAGTCCTAAAAAAATCGCATCTTCAATTAAAACTAGTATGTTTGGTATAGAACATATGATTAAAATATTACCTAAAAGAATTAATAAAATATTTTATAAAGTTGAAGAAGGAGAAATTAAGATAAATTTAGAATTAGAAAATCTTAATAGAATAACAAATAAAATATCTTTAGCTTTAATTATTTCAGCATTACTTATTGGATCATCATATGTAATGAGTATTGATAAAGGACCAATGATAGAAGATATGCCAATACTTGGATTTGTTGGATTTGTAATAAGTTTAATATTAGGTGTATTTACTGTGCTTAAATATATGGGAAATGATTAAACTCTTTTTTTAATATTTTTTAATAAATCAAAGAACATTAATTAATTTATTATAAAATAAATAAAAAACCAAACAAATTACTATAAATAAACTATTTTTAAAAAACAAATATTTAAACCATACAAAACTATTTTATTTAAAAATTTAACTCTTT is a genomic window of Methanobrevibacter wolinii SH containing:
- a CDS encoding ABC1 kinase family protein, which translates into the protein MKIRNSNNKKIFGRFNEILKIFRKYGFSYLLGQTTIKRYNPFRSSDFDDVKKALDTDLPRRLRLMFQELGTTYIKLGQLLSTRPDIVGRRIANELSKLQDNNPSVGYDEIQNTIETELHESIPNLYKSFSKKPIATASIGQVHEGILPTGEKVAIKIQKADIEETIDTDLTIMKFIAEKADKYINSLKIYNLPGIIDEFERSIKKEIDYNQELMNMKHLAYDFKNDNTIHIPKVYPEYCSKKVITMEYIDGVKLADVFNSDDPKFDKKIIADRGVKAYFQQIFINGFFHADPHPGNIFILDNNVVCFIDEGMMGLLDREFKENLAELMILFTDNNVDNLIDQLMYMEILTEKVDIKSLKRDLNDMFSRYYGAELGQVKGAMNDLINLMTKYQVKLPNEFVLMARGIAMVEDIGQNLDPSFDVVPILQPIARKIITKKYSPKKIASSIKTSMFGIEHMIKILPKRINKIFYKVEEGEIKINLELENLNRITNKISLALIISALLIGSSYVMSIDKGPMIEDMPILGFVGFVISLILGVFTVLKYMGND